ggtatcagagcctagattggtttctattgtattgatgcattatgtagtTGAAAAATGTTTTATGGCCTTctattcgacctgactcggcgagtcactacctggactcggcgagttccagagtgtgactcggcgagtcggagcgtcagacagaggaaacttcggattttgttgctgttttgcttaaggattattaccatattcgttttaaacctataaaatacgaattttattgtttcttaatgaatatccttgccaaaacacaagataattaccaattaattagatactaacttccttatatgataaagattggattatttgaattaattaggtaacttattttgcaagtaattgaaaattaggtcaaatatagataatgaaaaattaattgtttaatttatattatttgttatttgatccttgtgttatgaaaagtttcaatttttcccctttaggttttatagtttaaatttaaactcaaaagtttagttttgaaatttaaatagttgaaaccctaatgttttgaaaaggtttcaaaacttgccctcaagttttggaatttaaattttgattaaaagtttaattttgatgtatatttaaattctaaacctaaatgttttgaaatgtttcaaaacttgccctcaagttttggaatttaaaagttgattaaaaggtttaatttaggaatgttaaattctaaaaccctaatattgttttgaaaagttcaaatcacacccttatggttttattaattagttaaggtgtataattaaaagaggtttaataaatccataaaagtttaggtttacaatttaattgaattaaaagtataattgttaaatttgacctcctagtattttaaaagtgtaaaatacaccctatactatatataacattaaaagtctaacattatatatatatatatatatatatatatatatatatatatgtatgagtaaaaatcAGTCttgccattagtaggcctcattcacgaagctagtctataaggggtgtttaaggaaattgcttataaaatggcgattgaatgggtatccactcttacccaccgcactcttgactagtggagggtcgttatccgaatgggtaggataggaaaaaaccttccattataagtataatgaagtacaaaagtaactaaatgttttacaaattcccaatcttagttacttaggcaaaagtgaattgatgcaattccatgaaattacactttgtgcccttgcgaagacgttagtggagcgtgtgtggttaaccggcacactaaatggttctaagcaatggTAGccaagggtgactcaatgtttttcatagttcggtggagcgtgtgtggtttaccggcacatcgaataggtgactgtaacatgtaagggcaccatgtaagtttgtatggttattcacacccgctttgtgatcctcggcatcccagtcacaaactagaggggcatatcaagatttaaacatgccattgaaatgttcaatgaatctcaaagaatctaggagtttacatagatttaaaacttaaatttctttttcgtttttcatggtggaaattagtgaatcgtcattcacttgccttcaaatattctgcaactagattacgacatcccttttctaggttgtagcatattgtgttgggtcctagccttagtatctcatttgggtgatttactaaggactcaattaatcaactaacttgaattcgttttctcccattttgtagatgtcaaagtatgacaactatggtcttcccaaatcccgtggaacaagcattccgcatgaagatgatattccacgattcgatcgaggaacaagagatcatgcttctcttcctccaattattctccctaacccacaagatcgaaggcttgaaaagttcaatctCACTCAAgctcttttggcaagtaaacataaagaaggaaagtcggtgtgtgcacacgtcctagggatgaagtcgcacattgataggataagaatgttgggatccgttgtctgtgaggagatggctgttgactgggttcttcagtcacttcctaactcgtatagtgagttcgtaagagagtactatatgatgaaccatgacgtgacccttatagatctcacttatatgcctattgctgctgaatcaacaatggtttggcgcaatggaaaagcaaagttgattggtgaatccaCCTTCCAGACCTcaatggatataggcaatggcaacaaaatacatgccatgatcgaagagtttgatcataagagaaagtcaATATCTGAAGTAGtcccatgtgctgttccaaaagagtcgatttgcttttattgccaagagaaggggcattggagacgaagctgccctatttacctaagagatctaagagatgggagagtcaaaacttatggctctgctttaggtaaaatccattgactaactcttttaagctcctattctagattcttaatacataatgtgataagattacaattgatgttttgtaggatcaaagaaaagagaggaagcttaagggaagaagtgagcagaatctaaccgtgaaggaatggatttcgatcgcattacttaaagattagattctcgagctgctacttagagttagaattagattgctaagaaagatgtattagcatagtttttcaatgaattgcattgtaaggacacatttttccgcaataaaataaattttgattttatattatttatttatccttgcaatggcgtatatgaaaaattgatgtttgaatgtttctaatattagcaataatggatttgattcataattatgttgtttgtggaaatgtcgagaatttaccaaatagggagattttctcatcgcccaagtttcaattggacagaaacttggaatcatgcaacttggttgcacgatgaatgagaaatttcatatttggaaattagactaattcattgacaaagtgtcaattgaaggactaggagatcgagtacacaaagttgcgtgttgatcaagtcccccataagagtaacaagatattcgtcatgatttactaaaggtttagtaaatatgattatacttataagattaagtgtaattctgaattgattgaaaaagtttaaatcaatagcagaacgaataagaagaatcaagtaggcagaaagataaaagtttctccattctaagaagaagggagagtaccttttatgctttatgataggtcttaatgattaagaaccatatctcaattgatcctctaaatgagtcttagtacgattgtatgtataagaagaggaatcaagaattgaagaaatggttaaatcaagaagtcaatcatacttcgttccaaaaacaagtcttagagttaagattgtgaaattgagtgataagtattaaaaaggtttatgacattcatcaaatgtggaaagttgtgatgtctaggataagacaaagaccaactaggaccaatttatgaagtgttttgataaaaactacaataactcttgaatatttgtttgtcaagaaatgtttattgacaagagaattttatatgtcaaggagtcagtgggagtcttaatggtcttgaaaggtttcaagaacaaatcaaaataaaccttatcgatcatcactagcacacgagttgaggtttacaacctatcggtttgacactattttgtttttgtgccattccaattgagttaattatgcatgtgagttctatgagttctcatttgaacgcataaaaggcaggtaccttgatcaatggaaagtacattgatgggaaaaggtgagctgcttaactacttggaagacatagtgggcagctgtgctaccataaggcaagaagtcaagattaagaaagttcggtccatatgagtttgaatttgtcgtaaactttggttttgacaaattcacatggataggaacacatacaccattaaaatctaagtgtcataagattccctccttcatgaaaatgactgtgaggaaatgctttcactaagagagattttaaaaggatagtgactatgaaaattggattctcgaattcgattatggttatggtatccctttccataatttgaattgtgaggttggcaattagtctgaattgattagacacacatatgagctatctaagggaaaggtgtgtaatcttagataaaggattatcaaagcattaggtattagaaacatgaacttaagaaattcaataagtattgtttttctggaagttaatctggtttctgaatacatgtcaaagccagtgggagcataagtgttatgtttataataatcatcatgatagtgggagcataaatgttatgattgtatgattattatggaaagtattgcaagttagcaatattaattatagaaaacaagagttatactttgcaaagttgtaagggttaaaaagttgttttgctataattaagggagagaatattatgcttcatttcaaatttaaaggtttaggttgtgaaatgttaataaatttagtcaaggaaacatagtgtgttctcaaatttcgattatgattacgacattcctcttcatagttcgaattttgagaacgtagcacataaaatattatggcagaagattgataaagtatcaaatctttatgtaagacattatgcatcgtgtcccatacgcttcgggtataggatcgattgcaaatgctataatatttgaccattctaaaattttccaaatgtctagcgcatttagagggaaaaaggccaagaatcggttttgactaagataaataaacaactatcaaaggacaatccaaagttcgccgaggattggtcgcttgtgagtagttggaagcatgatattggatggaccatatcgacattattatgaatagaaaagattctattaagaatgagttgtcatatggaaaaatatggaaacgtgtccatattgggaattgaatattgaaaatccatgtctagattagaaacttttatgcaaaaggatgttcaaaggaatgtactttgagtgagagacatcacatctaaggaattgtcttgtaacaatctccgatggaggactttataatttcattggcaatagtcattgtgactttagtgcagtgacattacgaaaggatcattgcataaaatgttagaatctagcatattccataagtggcaaaattttgatattctttcacttgtgaaaaggattgggagttgtgaaatgagtatgattggaaatgtgttcatttgatctatttcacaaagtaagaaccataggtaaacaatgtgtgcatgctaagagcatgggacaagtgttgtaataattcaagtaaaaagttgattacccgaaacaacaaataatgagtaatcgatatggtgataaataaaaggtgttttatttatgctcaaaggtttgaggccatatgggattagtattattcttgtgtttcactttgcatgttttaacttcctgaataatttaattggtttagaactgtcaaattatttgaacgggccacagtcgttcatatgttggaagtaggtatgaataaagacttaCGTGAATTGGTgtatggattgtctaaagagtattagacataagcaaatgtttgttgcaacgttcatgagtgcttatgaatatgatttgagcattggattaaacccacgctcacttggatcactctatgaattgtatcatgagtgattggtgagacgataacatcttatattcttaaaaccgagatgtgtgagttgaatcttgcaaatcggttgcacattgataatatgtaaaagcaccagtaacttggtgtcataaaacatattgttgtgtgtgattcggtgagtgagtgcaagcgagcattgaatcaaagtttatccgttccttttatccaaagtaggataaaagcgatatctttgggcccctcgatgatttagtgatgacaaacgtaaatgctcggccgagctagggctaatttgatttgttcaattagtcagtcgtcataaatcggaagtcgagaaatagtacagagagaatgattagaaatcatgtctcatacgatatctagaatggaggaatatatgatcccttatctaaaggacacgcgtatctgataagatcagagttgacagcggctttggaaagctacgattacagatcaggatctgaagtcatacgcagaatagttattagacttatccaagtgggagactgttggattagtgtctaagtccataactattttggtatgtacttgacccgatggtgcatggtccttttgggttgccttcaccaaagcaacttgataggatgaattatggagagaaaggattaaatatgatttattaatatattatgagaataatatattaaaggagaaatcgtattgtttaattaatattagtcaagaattaattggtaattagttttgtgactaaaagatattaattaaatttaagggactggaattgtaattataagataattgcaattgggctatggattgccttatattataaggttggacgaattctatggggaaacatattagaaatcgtccaaggcctttaaggaaaggagtccatgggttgcttagggcttaagcatccaaattagggtttccttgttagataaccctaatagcctcactatatataaagcccttatgctccaaaaacgtagTGAACTAATTAGTTaaggtttccacatgtttttgagagcctccttctcttctcttcttcatcctcttgctcttggtgtttgtgaaccattagaggagtgacatttgtgactctaagctttctaaagtcaatacaataaggatttgtgattgttattgctatataacaatcaaggtaatatcttaaacccattcttatgttaatatgattacttgtatgctagaattagggtttatagtcttggataacttgcatgtacaatagagaaacttagatccaagcattagggtttgtatgagcacataggatgttcttatagctaaaacccatcaaaattaaGGATGAAAAAAATCAATTATATATCTTTTTATTCCAATGATTTGTGAAAACCTTGATTGAGTTATTGCATGttattcttttatattttattctATTAGTTTTTATTGAAAATTTAATAGGGTTGATTTAATGACCATTACTTTTAATGCTTTAAGTTTTTAGacacaatgaagaaaaagaatATAAATTTGATCGGTTTGGCAAGCCACATGATTAAAGAAGAATAGTAAGCGAAATATGATGATTAGTTTGGATATAATTGATCAAAACTATATAGTTTGAATGGTTCTATACATAAGCTTATGTACATATTCCTAAgtttaggtgtgtgtgtgtgtgtgtgtatatatatatatatatatatatatatatatatatatatatatatatatatatatatatatatatatatatatatatatataggaataagTTCAAATGAAGACAGTAAATAAGGTGAGGACGTGAAGACACTacatttatgttattattctgcaatAAATCTTATATACTGTCTTATGTCTTTATTCGgtaatgaatatatgaataatcatattttaatattaacattataacttattataaataaatatatgaataatcatacGCCAAATATTCACATTAGAATTACAACAATAGAACATATATGTAAAATTCTtagcagaataataacataaaagtagTGTCTTCACGTCCTTACTTTATTTACTGTCTTCATTTGAaccatcttttatatatatatatatatatatatatatatatatatatatatatatatatatatatatatatatatatatatatatatatatatatatatatatatatatatatatatatatatacacccctAAATTGTTTTTTATCATATTACCAATTATAATTTGTTGTGATGTTAAGATACACACAAACCTTCATCTTGACCAACTAGTATAAAGTCTTAAATGTTTATCATTGGGAAATGATAGTTGTTGTCACTAATAAACAAGTCTCACCAAACCCCTCATATTTTAGATTTCCTACCTTCGTTCACCAAAACTGTTTGTTGAGCACAACATGGTCAACTCTGATGATCTATAGGTATACACATATTCTGACTATTGTGtatatttgttttctttttcatatTTGGCTAGTGTGTATGATCTTTATGTATATGCACATAAGCTATTCATTGTTAATTTACCATATTCCCCAATAATACATCACATAAGATATAACCATAGCACTTGTCCATTAAACAATACCCAAGTCCATAATTTAGCTTTTTCTATTGATACTTTTTTAATACCGGAGGGGTTGGAATTTTGTTATTTCATAGGTTTGACTTGTAGATATAATAACCCATTTTACATCGAGGTATAGGGTTCTATTCAACTTGGTTGAAAGGTCTAGAACGAGTGTTTATACATATTATAGTCATATGATTGTTTTAATTTATATGTTGATTGGTCATTTGGAAAAGTCACTTGATCAACATATAGGTTATCATGTTATCCATAGTCAAACACTCAAAACTGCTACAGATATTTGATTATAAGAAAACTTTGTAATAGAATAAACTCGACATAAATATTTAATCAAGAACATTGTAAATTTAAAGAATATAAGTATAAATACAAGGTGGAAAATGGAAATATGTACTTAGTACTCATGACTTAATACTTTTAGTTGACGGATTTCTGTAGTCGTCAAACTTAAAGGTGTCCTGTTCTAGAGGGGGTCCTCCCTGTTTTGTCTTTTTGAAATTCTGGTCTAATTTCGTGGGTAGAATTGTAATATAAAAGTTATATAATTTGTAAAAATAAAAGTCAGAGACAAATTTCAGGTACCATGATGACAACAACAACAGCCAgtgtcttttatttatttatttatttatttagagtTGCGTAACACAGGGGCATCAAAACAACATTTGACTTTCTGAATTTCGTATAACTTGCAAAGCCTGATGGATGCAGGAAGCAacagttattttttattttatttttaattttttatgtgcCTATATAGCCTCAGTCAACcgtatttattataaatatttaaGGTAAATTATCCTAAAAATACATCGACACCATTTAAAGGATCATGTGCATGTCCCAATACACTGCACATACACAGGAGAAGCCTCCTCCGTTCATTAAAGTCTAACAAAAATCTTAATCCGCATTTGGAAGTTTAGTATATCAAAATAACCATACTTttaatatttatcacaaaaacactaTCTATTTAAGCAAAAGTTATTTGCAAATTTGCAAGTACTATTTCTCTTACcaaaaaaagacaaaattgcaagaatggtcctatGGTTAGGTGGAAATTGCCATTTTAGGCCAAAAATGTTTGGGCTAGCATTGATGGACTATAGGTTTGCATTTtgttgccactttggtccaaaatctTAACTGCCGTCACTTTTCCCCCGTTACCATCCATTTGACTTGTCAAATggagggtattttcgtcattccCTATTTTACtccctatatttaattaataaattcctTTTACGTATCCATCCCTTACCGCCATACGGATAAAAGCGTCGATCATACTCACATTTATAGTCTTAATTACATAGATAGTCGTTTCCACTTCGATTTTCATTAACTGAGGATCAAGAACCCTAAACCCATTTCCAGCTTGTGcgcttcaatcaagtgagttgaTCAGTTAATGCAAGTTCCAATGTGGAATGTAAGGTTGTATGAGAAAGCATTCAACGCAAGGGTGGTTTATGGTACGTAATTTTTATTTTGCTCACTAAGTTGCCTTTTTATGTGAAATCCTCTCATCTGAAACTTCTTTTTTGTTCTTGTTTTGAAGATGGATACCCTACTCTGTTTACCATCAAGCTACATCATGGGGGAGAGTTCACAAAGTTTCCAGATGTGAACTACATTGATGGAACTGTGACATATGTTGACATGGTCGATATAGAAGAGTTTTCTGTTCATGAAATGGATGCCATCATGAAAGGGTTAAGATACTCAGTTCCCCCAGTTATCTATTATCATTTTCGGTTGCCCAAAGGAGACATGCATTTTGGACTACGTGCCCTAGGAAACGATGATGATGTCCGTAATCTTGCCCAATATGTGAAGGAGCATAAAGTCATAAGGGTGTACACTGAACACGGTTTTACAAAATTGCTTACTTACTTTATGGCTCCTAAACCTGTTAAAAAGGTCACTATTGAGCAATTAGATGAAATTGAGGAACATGAAACCACCACAACTGATAACCAAGCTAGTGATAGGAAAAAGAGTTGGACCAAGGACAAATCTTTTTCATTATCCCCTGTTTTACATAATGAAGGTGCTTTGTCAATATCCCCTATTTTACATAATAAAGGTGCTTTCTCATTATCCCCTAAGTATAATAGGAAAAGGAGTTGGACCAAGGACAAATCTTTGTCATCATGCAATAAGAAATTGGCCATGGGTGATGTTAGTGAAGCTAATGTAGATGGGGATAAGGATCATGCACCTAATGATTTTGATGAGGCAGCTAATGAATTTGATCTTGGATTGTACCAACAGATTTTAGAATCTAATTCTGAATTTGATAATGGATTCAATGAAGAGAAGGAAGGGGATGAAAGGGAGGAGGTAGTTAATGAAGTTAGTGCTAATGTAGATATGAGGAATTATGAGAAGGATGCTAGAGTTGAAGATGATATAGATATGGGGGGTTATCAGATGGATgctagagttgaagatgaagtagATATGGGGGGTTATCAGATGGATactggagttgaagatgaagttaCTCTTAATGTAGCTGAGGATGAAAGAGGTGATGGGGAGGAGGATAATGGTGAAAGAAGTGATGGGGAGGATGATAGTGATGAAAGAAGTGATGGAGAGGAGGATAGTGATGACAGTGACTTTTGGGTAGATGAGGATAACATAATTCCTAAAGTAGATGTAGATATGAAGGATTTTTACATGAGTATTGATCTGGAAGCTGAATTTATGGAAAAGAGAGTAACAAATCCCATGCATAATGATAGTGATGAAGACCCTAAAGACCCTGAAGATATGGATGTAATTGATAATGACCGATGGGATTCAATGGATGAGGGTTCTGATATGGAAAGGAAAAGGAgagttttattaaaagaattagGGAAAGAGACAAGGTGCTCTCAAGGGGAGATGCATAAAGTTACTtttaggataggacaaaaatataaaagtaaaaaGGAGTTAAAGGAAAAAATACAATTGCATGCATTGGAAACCAGGAGGAATATATTCTTCAAGAAAAACGACAAAACAAGGTTAAGAGCTTTATGCAAAGGGACTGTAGCCTTTAATGAGGGTGATGTTGGTGAACCTACCCCTTTTCCTTGGGTGATACAAGGTTCTGGATCAAATAAAGATGGTAGTTAGATGATTAAAACATATAACCACGAACACAGATGCTTGCATACAAGAAAAGTGAGATCTGCAACTGCAAAGTTCATTGGGAAGCAAATAATGGATCAGGTTGAATTAAACCCAACAATCCCTGGGAAAGCTTTAAAAGAGCAACTGCAAAAGGAATATCAAGTGGGTTTCTCTATACATCAGATTTTTAGGGCTAAATCTAATGCAAAAAAACAAGTGCAAGGGGATTACAGAAAACAGTATGAGGTTCTCAGAGATTATATCTTAGAGCTACAGTCTACCAATCCAGATACAACTGTGAAGTTAGAATTTGAGTCTGAACCTAACTCCAATGCCACCTTAAGgagatttaaaataatttatgtgTGTCTGGGTGGAATGAAGAAAGGGTTTAGAGCTTGCctgagggattttcttggttttgATGGGGCATTTATGAAGGGCCCTTTCCCAGGACAGATATTTACTGCAGTTGGGGTAGACTCAAACAATGGAATATACCCCCTGGTTTATGCTATTATTGAGTCTGAGAATACTCAAAGCTGGAAATGGTTTCTTGAGATTTTAGGAGATGACTTAGACCTATATGCAAACTCAAACTTCACATTTATAAGTGAtagacaaaaggtatgtaattggTATCTTAAATTTACTATATTTGCATGAAATATACTAACTATGTTTTATTTCCTTATAGGGTTTACAGGCAGCCATTGCTCAGTTGTTTCCATGTGCTGAGCACAAATATTGTCTCAGGCATATACATGATAATATGAAGAGAACATGGAGATCCAATGAACACAAAGAACACTTGTGGAATTGTGCCACAGCAACAACAGTCCAAGAGTTCAACCACTTAATGAATGAATTCAACTTATTTGACAAGGATGCATATAATTGGTTGAAGCAGATCCCCCCACAACACTGGGCAAGAAGCCACTTCACAGGTAATTTCCAAATTTGCCCCTGAGGTGTATTACTTTGTTAGTACACTGTCTTACTTACTATTTACTTTGTTTTTGACAACATTTCAGGGAGAGCAATATCAGATATGCTTTTAAATAATCTTTGTGAAGTTTTCAACAACAAATTGGTTGAAGGAAGGGAT
The genomic region above belongs to Lactuca sativa cultivar Salinas chromosome 4, Lsat_Salinas_v11, whole genome shotgun sequence and contains:
- the LOC111915297 gene encoding uncharacterized protein LOC111915297, encoding MDQVELNPTIPGKALKEQLQKEYQVGFSIHQIFRAKSNAKKQVQGDYRKQYEVLRDYILELQSTNPDTTVKLEFESEPNSNATLRRFKIIYVCLGGMKKGFRACLRDFLGFDGAFMKGPFPGQIFTAVGVDSNNGIYPLVYAIIESENTQSWKWFLEILGDDLDLYANSNFTFISDRQKGLQAAIAQLFPCAEHKYCLRHIHDNMKRTWRSNEHKEHLWNCATATTVQEFNHLMNEFNLFDKDAYNWLKQIPPQHWARSHFTGRAISDMLLNNLCEVFNNKLVEGRDKPLITCLEYIREYMMKRICNVIKVQNKCVGPLTPSATNIMDKNVYLASQYTTRWNGSDKYQVKGPWQDQQVVDMAERVCSCRKWELTGLPCKHVIAVLNDKADNGEKIGELHTYVHRVHWLETWKAAYVHKVEPIKGRAMWPISDCPIKITPPLHHNQPGRPKKKRRQSAGERSQKKGENGNGASGSQTDGASGSQTHAASGSGKLTRKFISVTCSKCKNKGHNARTCKGQVGN